The proteins below are encoded in one region of Pomacea canaliculata isolate SZHN2017 linkage group LG7, ASM307304v1, whole genome shotgun sequence:
- the LOC112569560 gene encoding uncharacterized protein LOC112569560, with protein MIETRNKEYLFQLCVFGLLLTSVGGIQLFQATTYNSHHSFFDIQPVANDTVMVTVTYRSCEEISFSIRSGNTFLKISMTKYYMYAKLLLLKPGQPLSTLHPENRKEFSYSPELISAFGHGISCNKDRTVMVVWKKSGRREMSIFMQPSIIKSSSFFVGAFKGDVEAIHVESNRSHATWNLTVGVPEINQYLISAVNETARFYDSRIFPPSTTKSLFFPALAKDSAIMMVMVSYRSCKHLYMDITAGVSLIRVKVLHSRLFVEYWDLIYDFPMKKMYTRNQTINYATGTSCTSDRSIIITWTRFISREMTVTMLPPILAYDMYIVPGFLFFPRTIDLFPLGGESVNWTVSVAHIDKH; from the exons ATGATtgagacaagaaacaaagagtATTTATTCCAGTTATGTGTGTTTGGGCTTCTGCTGACTTCAG TGGGAGGAATCCAACTCTTTCAAGCGACCACTTATAACAGTCATCACTCGTTTTTTGACATCCAACCTGTTGCTAACGACACCGTCATGGTGACAGTCACCTACCGGAGTTGCGAGGAAATTTCTTTCAGTATACGCAGCGG GAATACCTTCCTGAAGATTAGCATGACAAAGTACTACATGTATGCTAAGCTGCTCTTGCTGAAGCCAGGACAACCCCTGTCGACTCTCCATCCCGAGAATAGGAAAGAATTTTCCTATTCACCAGAGCTGATTAGTGCTTTTGGTCATGGTATCTCTTGCAACAAGGACAG AACGGTGATGGTCGTCTGGAAGAAATCCGGTCGCCGCGAGATGTCGATATTCATGCAGCCATCTATAATAAAAAGTAGTTCCTTCTTTGTCGGAGCGTTCAAGGGTGATGTAGAAGCTATTCATGTTGAGTCCAACAGGAGTCACGCCACCTGGAACTTAACTGTTGGGGTTCCGGAAATAAATCAGTACCTGATCTCAGCAGTAAATGAAACAG CTCGATTCTATGACAGTCGTATTTTCCCACCAAGTACAACGAAGTCGTTATTCTTTCCTGCCCTTGCTAAAGATAGTGCCAtcatgatggtgatggtgtctTATCGTTCTTGCAAACATCTATATATGGACATAACCGCTGG CGTTAGCTTGATCCGAGTGAAAGTGCTTCACAGCCGGCTGTTTGTAGAGTACTGGGACCTTATTTACGATTTTCCGATGAAGAAGATGTATACCAGAAACCAAACTATCAATTATGCGACAGGCACTTCTTGTACCAGTGACAG ATCGATTATCATCACGTGGACCAGGTTCATATCGCGAGAGATGACGGTGACCATGCTGCCACCAATTCTGGCCTATGATATGTACATCGTGCCTGGATTTCTCTTTTTCCCAAGAACGATTGATTTATTTCCGCTAGGTGGAGAGTCAGTCAACTGGACAGTGTCGGTTGCCCATATCGACAAACATTGA